The following coding sequences lie in one Kamptonema formosum PCC 6407 genomic window:
- a CDS encoding tetratricopeptide repeat protein, whose product MPNRIHLISLLLALGLWSLPKPVSAQAFLPYTPQLESAELEQTGVSLAQEAAQLEQFQQYELALPRAQLATQLAPNKYQTWILLGILYMRVQKFDEGIIALQQAQTLAPENADIRFFLGEVHFRQAQYDKAIEQLQAGLRIKPDTPGALFDLGNAFYKLGKFQDAIAHYEKAVAQYEKAKGQEKERWPAINNIGLVKYEMGDTDGAIRRWREAVAIEEKAAEPMMALAIALYSKGDREQGLAIAETALRIDKRYAGIDFLKENLWGDRLIAEAKKLLATPRIQATLAQLQDAPAPEMP is encoded by the coding sequence GTGCCTAATCGCATTCATCTAATATCTCTATTGTTGGCGCTCGGTTTATGGAGCTTGCCTAAGCCAGTTTCCGCACAGGCATTCCTTCCCTACACCCCCCAACTAGAATCAGCCGAATTAGAGCAAACAGGCGTGAGCCTTGCACAGGAAGCCGCCCAGTTGGAGCAATTCCAACAGTACGAGCTCGCCCTGCCCAGAGCTCAGCTAGCCACACAGCTCGCCCCCAACAAGTATCAAACTTGGATTTTATTGGGGATTTTATATATGCGCGTGCAGAAGTTTGACGAAGGGATTATTGCTTTGCAGCAAGCTCAGACTCTTGCACCTGAGAATGCAGACATCCGCTTTTTCTTAGGAGAAGTACACTTCCGCCAAGCTCAATATGACAAAGCAATTGAACAACTACAAGCAGGCTTAAGAATAAAACCTGATACCCCTGGAGCTTTATTTGATTTAGGCAATGCCTTCTACAAACTGGGCAAATTTCAAGATGCGATCGCCCATTACGAAAAAGCAGTAGCTCAGTATGAAAAAGCCAAAGGTCAGGAAAAAGAACGCTGGCCAGCTATTAACAATATTGGGTTAGTAAAATACGAAATGGGTGATACTGACGGTGCCATTCGCCGCTGGCGAGAGGCAGTTGCCATCGAGGAAAAAGCAGCAGAACCAATGATGGCTCTGGCAATAGCTTTATATAGCAAAGGCGATCGAGAACAAGGTCTAGCGATCGCAGAAACCGCACTGCGGATAGACAAGCGCTATGCAGGGATAGACTTCCTTAAGGAAAATCTTTGGGGCGATCGCTTAATTGCAGAAGCTAAAAAGTTATTAGCAACTCCCCGCATTCAAGCCACCCTCGCCCAACTTCAAGACGCACCCGCGCCGGAGATGCCTTAA
- a CDS encoding response regulator: MKTVLIVEDDLVNARVFSKILTKRGGLAVKHTENVEEVMQIAIDGEADLILMDVSLSRSVYQGKAVDGIKITQMLKANPQTAKLPIILVTAHAMAGDRETFLNQSGADGYISKPVVDHQDFVAQIKALLPQE; the protein is encoded by the coding sequence ATGAAAACCGTTCTGATTGTAGAGGACGATTTGGTTAATGCTCGCGTTTTCTCCAAGATTTTGACTAAGCGAGGTGGTCTTGCCGTAAAGCACACCGAAAATGTGGAAGAGGTGATGCAAATTGCGATTGATGGGGAAGCTGACCTAATTTTGATGGATGTGTCTCTGTCTCGGAGCGTTTACCAGGGTAAGGCTGTTGACGGCATTAAGATTACTCAAATGCTGAAGGCAAACCCCCAAACTGCTAAACTACCGATTATTTTGGTGACAGCTCACGCGATGGCTGGCGATCGCGAAACCTTTCTCAATCAAAGTGGTGCTGACGGTTACATTTCCAAACCTGTCGTCGATCATCAAGATTTCGTCGCTCAAATCAAGGCCTTGCTTCCCCAGGAGTAA